In Cryptomeria japonica chromosome 10, Sugi_1.0, whole genome shotgun sequence, a genomic segment contains:
- the LOC131859091 gene encoding subtilisin-like protease SBT1.7: MYAKINSTDDYDSAWDYFDHGSHTSSIPLGNYLASVSFFGYACGTARGMAPAGRVAMHKIIWSIGITVSDVLPAWRAPLRMELMGNDRLWRQSMYNGAPWILTVGASIIDRAYGATLLNNGSIVTGSSIYYSNTMKISSAPLVFNIQDSVCERKLVPEKVNGTVVLCMTRNNSIVSAVKAAGAVALLMLTGHRN, translated from the exons ATGTATGCAAAAATCAACTCGACTGATGACTATGACTCTGCATGGGATTATTTTGATCATGGAAGTCATACGTCATCAATTCCACTAGGCAACTACTTGGCTAGTGTGAGTTTCTTCGGTTATGCTTGTGGTACCGCCCGAGGCATGGCTCCTGCTGGCCGAGTTGCTATGCATAAAATCATTTGGTCGATTGGGATCACGGTCTCCGACGTGTTGCCGGCATGGAGAGCGCCATTGAGGATGGAGTTgat GGGAAACGATAGGCTATGGCGCCAAAGTATGTATAATGGTGCACCGTGGATATTGACAGTGGGAGCGAGCATCATTGACCGAGCATACGGAGCTACGTTGCTGAATAACGGATCCATTGTGACTGGCTCTTCCATTTACTACTCCAATACGATGAAGATATCGAGTGCTCCACTAGTTTTCAACATCCAAGATAGTGTTTGCGAGAGAAAGCTTGTCCCAGAGAAAGTGAATGGAACGGTGGTGTTATGCATGACCCGTAACAATAGTATTGTTTCCGCTGTGAAAGCAGCTGGAGCCGTGGCGCTTCTTATGCTAACAGGCCACCGTAATTAA